From a region of the Oncorhynchus keta strain PuntledgeMale-10-30-2019 chromosome 13, Oket_V2, whole genome shotgun sequence genome:
- the LOC118392280 gene encoding regulator of nonsense transcripts 2-like isoform X7, with product MLAEGKRSLNMDEKEVSSFSNKEKDREGDRRPASSRDKVKDEAKMSGKKDVCKAAEEKRRRLEEDKRKKEEKERKRKEEEKLKAEEEQRKKEEEEKKQQEEQERKVQEEEAKRQREEEAAQLKEKEEGHQLHQEAWERHQCRKELRIRNQNAHEGRPEETFFSRLDSSLKKNTAFVKKLRTLTEQQREALSNDFGSLNLSKYIGEAVGSVVEAKLKISDVGCAVHLCSLFHQRYAEFAPLLLQAWKRHFEARKEEKAPNVSKLRTDLRFIAELTIVGLFTDKEGLSLIYEQLKSIIGTDRETHTHVSVVISFCKHCGDDIAGLVPRKVKAAREKFGLAFPPSEIINTEKQQPFQNLLREYFTSLTKHLKKDHRELQNIERQNRRILHSKGELSEDRHKQYEEFATSYQKLLANTQSLADFLDENMPELPLDKTVQEEHGPGIDIFTPGKPGEYDLEGGIWEDEDARNFYENMVDLKAFVPAILFKDNEKGKDKEEAAGKEAKDAAATTEELELELEALDIADDPLELDGPDEAENEAELAKKLLDEQGKDEEQEDEEASTGSHLKLIVDAFIQQLPNCVNRDLIDKAAMDFCMNMNTKSNRRKLVRALFTVPRQRLDLLPFYSRLVATLHPCMSDVADDLCSILKGDFRFHIRKKDQINIETKNKTVRFIGELAKFKLFSKTDTLHCLKMLLSDFSHHHIEMACTLLETSGRFLFRSPDSHLRTSVLLEQMMRKKQAQHLDARYVTMVENAYYYCNPPPMEKTVRKKRPPLQEYIRKLLYKDLSKVTTEKVLRQMRKLPWQDPESKGYLICCMVNIWNIKYNSIHCVANLLAGLVAYQEDVGIHVVDGVLEDIRLGMEVNQPKFNQRRISSAKFLGELYNYRMVESAVIFRTLFSFISFGVNPDGSPSPLDPPEHLFRIRMVCTLLDTCGQYFDRGSSKRKLDCFLIYFQRYIWWKKSVEVWSAEHQFPIDIDYMISDTLELLRPKMKLCISLEDSTRHVTELEREFLVKLGLAMDGQKDGRPSSAMGSEGEALDEDDEDDDEEGGADTEEQSGNESEMNELEEEEGSENEEEEREEEEEENTDYLTDSNKENETDEENNEVTIRGGGLKHVACAEDEDFIQALDKMMLENLQQRSGEAVKVHQLDVAIPLQLKSQLKKGPGGPICSGEGDGGISDTMQFVMLTRKGNKQQFKILNVPLSSHLAANHFNQQQAEQEERMRMKKLTLDINERQEQEDYQEMMASLAQRPAPANTNRERRPRYQHPKGAPNADLIFKTGGRRC from the exons aCTCGAGGAGGACaaaagaaagaaggaagaaaAGGAGCGGAAACGGAAAGAAGAGGAGAAACTGAaggcagaggaggagcagaggaagaaggaggaagaggagaagaagcagcaggaggagcaggagaggaaagTTCAGGAGGAGGAGGCCAAGAGACAGCGTGAAGAGGAGGCAGCTCAACTCAA ggagaaggaagagggtCACCAGCTCCACCAGGAGGCCTGGGAGCGCCACCAGTGCCGGAAGGAGCTGCGCATCCGCAACCAGAACGCCCACGAGGGCCGTCCCGAGGAAACCTTCTTTAGCCGCCTTGACTCCAGCTTGAAGAAGAATACGGCCTTCGTCAAGAAGCTGCGCACGCTCACTGAGCAGCAGCGTGAAGCCCTCTCCAATGACTTCGGCTCGCTCAACCTCAGCAAGTACATCGGCGAGGCGGTGGGCTCGGTGGTGGAGGCCAAGCTGAAGATCTCTGATGTGGGCTGCGCCGTGCACCTATGCTCCCTCTTTCACCAGCGCTACGCTGAATTCGCCCCATTGCTCCTCCAAGCCTGGAAGAGGCACTTTGAGGCGCGCAAGGAGGAGAAGGCACCCAACGTGAGCAAGCTGCGCACCGACCTGCGCTTCATCGCAGAGCTTACCATCGTGGGCCTGTTTACGGACAAGGAGGGCCTTTCGCTCATCTACGAGCAGCTGAAGAGCATCATCGGGACAGACCGCGAGACACACACGCATGTGTCGGTGGTCATCAGCTTCTGTAAGCACTGCGGGGACGACATCGCGGGCCTGGTGCCTCGCAAAGTGAAGGCTGCACGGGAGAAGTTTGGTCTGGCCTTCCCTCCCAGTGAGATCATCAACACGGAGAAGCAGCAGCCCTTCCAGAACCTTCTGAGGGAGTACTTCACCTCGCTCACCAAGCACCTGAAGAAGGACCACCGCGAGTTGCAGAACATCGAGAGGCAGAACAG GCGTATCCTCCACTCCAAAGGGGAGCTGAGTGAGGACAGACACAAGCAGTATGAGGAGTTTGCTACATCCTACCAGAAGTTGCTGGCTAACACCCAGTCTCTGGCTGACTTTCTGGATGAGAACATGCCAGAACTTCCACTGGACAAGACTGTGCAGGAAG AGCACGGCCCTGGCATTGACATCTTCACCCCTGGGAAGCCCGGGGAGTATGACCTGGAGGGGGGCATCTGGGAGGACGAGGATGCCAGGAACTTCTATGAGAACATGGTGGACCTGAAGGCCTTCGTCCCCGCCATCCTGTTCAAAGATAACGAGAAGGGCAAGGACAAAGAAGAGGCTGCTGGTAAAG AGGCTAAAGATGCTGCGGCCACCACAGAGGAGTTGGAGTTGGAGCTCGAGGCTCTAGACATCGCTGATGACCCTCTGGAGCTGGATGGACCTGACGAGGCAGAGAACGAGGCAGAGCTTGCCAAAAAACTATTGGACGAGCAAGGTAAAGATGAAG AACAAGAGGATGAGGAGGCAAGCACCGGGTCCCACCTGAAGCTCATAGTGGACGCTTTCATCCAGCAGCTTCCCAACTGTGTCAACAGAGACCTCATAGACAAG GCTGCCATGGATTTCTGCATGAACATGAACACCAAGTCAAACAGGAGGAAGCTGGTCCGGGCTCTCTTCACCGTTCCCAGACAAAG GTTGGATCTGCTGCCCTTTTACTCCCGTCTGGTGGCCACCCTTCACCCCTGCATGTCAGATGTGGCCGATGACCTGTGCTCCATACTCAAAGGAGACTTCAGGTTCCAT ATCCGGAAGAAGGACCAGATCAACATCGAAACCAAAAATAAAACTGTACGGTTTATCGGGGAGCTGGCGAAGTTCAAGCTGTTCTCTAAAACGGACACTCTGCATTGTCTGAAG ATGCTGCTGTCAGACTTCTCCCACCACCACATAGAGATGGCCTGCACTCTGCTGGAGACCAGTGGACGCTTCCTCTTCCGATCCCCCGACTCCCACCTCCGGACCAGCGTCCTTctg GAGCAAATGATGCGTAAGAAGCAGGCGCAGCACCTGGATGCTCGCTACGTGACCATGGTGGAGAATGCCTACTACTACTGCAACCCTCCGCCCATGGAGAAGACTGTCAGGAAGAAGAGGCCCCCGCTGCAAGAGTACATCCGCAAACTGCTCTACAAGGACCTCTCCAAGGTCACCACGGAGAAG gtGTTGAGGCAGATGCGTAAACTCCCCTGGCAGGACCCAGAGTCTAAAGGCTACCTGATCTGTTGCATGGTCAACATCTGGAACATCAAGTACAACAGCATTCACTGCGTGGCCAACCTGCTGGCCGGCCTTGTGGCCTACCAGGAGGACGTGGGCATCCACGTGGTGGATGGGGTCCTGGAGGACATCCGCCTGGGAATGGAG GTGAACCAGCCCAAGTTCAACCAGCGTCGGATCAGCAGTGCCAAGTTTCTGGGGGAGCTCTACAACTACCGCATGGTGGAGTCAGCGGTCATCTTCCGCaccctcttctccttcatctcgTTCGGCGTGAACCCGGACGGCAGCCCCAGCCCCCTGGACCCCCCCGAGCACCTGTTCCGCATCCGCATGGTCTGCACCCTGCTTGACACCTGCGGACAGTACTTTGACCGCGGCTCCAGCAAGAGGAAGCTGGACTGCTTCCTCATCTACTTCCAG AGGTATATCTGGTGGAAGAAGAGTGTGGAGGTGTGGAGTGCGGAGCACCAGTTCCCCATCGACATTGACTACATGATCAGTGACACCCTGGAGCTTCTCCGACCCAAGATGAAGCTTTGCATCTCCCTGGAAGACTCCACACGACACGTCACCGAGTTGGAGAGGGAGTTCCTCGTTAAACTGG GACTGGCCATGGATGGACAGAAGGACGGCCGGCCCTCCAGTGCCATGGGGAGTGAAGGCGAGGCTCTAGACGAGGATGACGAGGACGATGACGAAGAGGGAGGGGCGGACACAGAGGAACAGTCTGGCAATGAGAGCGAGATGAACGAGCTAGAGGAAGAA GAAGGGTCCGAGAATGAGGAAGAGgagcgggaggaagaggaggaggagaacactgaCTATCTGACCGACTCCAACAAGGAGAACGAGACGGACGAGGAGAACAAT GAGGTGACCATCCGTGGTGGCGGTCTGAAGCATGTGGCATGTGCTGAGGATGAGGACTTCATCCAGGCTCTGGACAAGATGATGCTGGAGAACCTGCAG cagcggAGCGGGGAGGCGGTGAAGGTGCACCAGTTGGACGTGGCCATCCCCCTGCAGCTGAAGAGCCAGCTGAAGAAAGGCCCTGGAGGACCCATCTGCTctggagagggagacggaggcaTCTCAGACACCATGCAGTTTGTCATGCTCACGCGCAAGGGCAACAAACAGCag TTTAAGATCCTGAACGTGCCTTTATCCTCCCACCTGGCTGCCAACCACTTCAACCAGCAGCAGgcagagcaggaggagaggatgaggatgaagaagcTCACTCTGGACATCAACGAGAGACAGGAGCAAGAAGACTACCAAG AAATGATGGCGTCTCTGGCCCAGCGGCCCGCTCCTGCCAACACCAACCGGGAGCGGCGCCCGCGCTACCAACACCCCAAAGGGGCACCCAACGCCGACCTCATCTTCAAGACCGGAGGAAG GAGATGCTGA
- the LOC118392280 gene encoding regulator of nonsense transcripts 2-like isoform X9, whose amino-acid sequence MLAEGKRSLNMDEKEVSSFSNKEKDREGDRRPASSRDKVKDEAKMSGKKDVCKAAEEKRRRLEEDKRKKEEKERKRKEEEKLKAEEEQRKKEEEEKKQQEEQERKVQEEEAKRQREEEAAQLKEKEEGHQLHQEAWERHQCRKELRIRNQNAHEGRPEETFFSRLDSSLKKNTAFVKKLRTLTEQQREALSNDFGSLNLSKYIGEAVGSVVEAKLKISDVGCAVHLCSLFHQRYAEFAPLLLQAWKRHFEARKEEKAPNVSKLRTDLRFIAELTIVGLFTDKEGLSLIYEQLKSIIGTDRETHTHVSVVISFCKHCGDDIAGLVPRKVKAAREKFGLAFPPSEIINTEKQQPFQNLLREYFTSLTKHLKKDHRELQNIERQNRRILHSKGELSEDRHKQYEEFATSYQKLLANTQSLADFLDENMPELPLDKTVQEEHGPGIDIFTPGKPGEYDLEGGIWEDEDARNFYENMVDLKAFVPAILFKDNEKGKDKEEAAGKEAKDAAATTEELELELEALDIADDPLELDGPDEAENEAELAKKLLDEQGKDEEQEDEEASTGSHLKLIVDAFIQQLPNCVNRDLIDKAAMDFCMNMNTKSNRRKLVRALFTVPRQRLDLLPFYSRLVATLHPCMSDVADDLCSILKGDFRFHIRKKDQINIETKNKTVRFIGELAKFKLFSKTDTLHCLKMLLSDFSHHHIEMACTLLETSGRFLFRSPDSHLRTSVLLEQMMRKKQAQHLDARYVTMVENAYYYCNPPPMEKTVRKKRPPLQEYIRKLLYKDLSKVTTEKVLRQMRKLPWQDPESKGYLICCMVNIWNIKYNSIHCVANLLAGLVAYQEDVGIHVVDGVLEDIRLGMEVNQPKFNQRRISSAKFLGELYNYRMVESAVIFRTLFSFISFGVNPDGSPSPLDPPEHLFRIRMVCTLLDTCGQYFDRGSSKRKLDCFLIYFQRYIWWKKSVEVWSAEHQFPIDIDYMISDTLELLRPKMKLCISLEDSTRHVTELEREFLVKLGLAMDGQKDGRPSSAMGSEGEALDEDDEDDDEEGGADTEEQSGNESEMNELEEEEGSENEEEEREEEEEENTDYLTDSNKENETDEENNEVTIRGGGLKHVACAEDEDFIQALDKMMLENLQQRSGEAVKVHQLDVAIPLQLKSQLKKGPGGPICSGEGDGGISDTMQFVMLTRKGNKQQFKILNVPLSSHLAANHFNQQQAEQEERMRMKKLTLDINERQEQEDYQEMMASLAQRPAPANTNRERRPRYQHPKGAPNADLIFKTGGRC is encoded by the exons aCTCGAGGAGGACaaaagaaagaaggaagaaaAGGAGCGGAAACGGAAAGAAGAGGAGAAACTGAaggcagaggaggagcagaggaagaaggaggaagaggagaagaagcagcaggaggagcaggagaggaaagTTCAGGAGGAGGAGGCCAAGAGACAGCGTGAAGAGGAGGCAGCTCAACTCAA ggagaaggaagagggtCACCAGCTCCACCAGGAGGCCTGGGAGCGCCACCAGTGCCGGAAGGAGCTGCGCATCCGCAACCAGAACGCCCACGAGGGCCGTCCCGAGGAAACCTTCTTTAGCCGCCTTGACTCCAGCTTGAAGAAGAATACGGCCTTCGTCAAGAAGCTGCGCACGCTCACTGAGCAGCAGCGTGAAGCCCTCTCCAATGACTTCGGCTCGCTCAACCTCAGCAAGTACATCGGCGAGGCGGTGGGCTCGGTGGTGGAGGCCAAGCTGAAGATCTCTGATGTGGGCTGCGCCGTGCACCTATGCTCCCTCTTTCACCAGCGCTACGCTGAATTCGCCCCATTGCTCCTCCAAGCCTGGAAGAGGCACTTTGAGGCGCGCAAGGAGGAGAAGGCACCCAACGTGAGCAAGCTGCGCACCGACCTGCGCTTCATCGCAGAGCTTACCATCGTGGGCCTGTTTACGGACAAGGAGGGCCTTTCGCTCATCTACGAGCAGCTGAAGAGCATCATCGGGACAGACCGCGAGACACACACGCATGTGTCGGTGGTCATCAGCTTCTGTAAGCACTGCGGGGACGACATCGCGGGCCTGGTGCCTCGCAAAGTGAAGGCTGCACGGGAGAAGTTTGGTCTGGCCTTCCCTCCCAGTGAGATCATCAACACGGAGAAGCAGCAGCCCTTCCAGAACCTTCTGAGGGAGTACTTCACCTCGCTCACCAAGCACCTGAAGAAGGACCACCGCGAGTTGCAGAACATCGAGAGGCAGAACAG GCGTATCCTCCACTCCAAAGGGGAGCTGAGTGAGGACAGACACAAGCAGTATGAGGAGTTTGCTACATCCTACCAGAAGTTGCTGGCTAACACCCAGTCTCTGGCTGACTTTCTGGATGAGAACATGCCAGAACTTCCACTGGACAAGACTGTGCAGGAAG AGCACGGCCCTGGCATTGACATCTTCACCCCTGGGAAGCCCGGGGAGTATGACCTGGAGGGGGGCATCTGGGAGGACGAGGATGCCAGGAACTTCTATGAGAACATGGTGGACCTGAAGGCCTTCGTCCCCGCCATCCTGTTCAAAGATAACGAGAAGGGCAAGGACAAAGAAGAGGCTGCTGGTAAAG AGGCTAAAGATGCTGCGGCCACCACAGAGGAGTTGGAGTTGGAGCTCGAGGCTCTAGACATCGCTGATGACCCTCTGGAGCTGGATGGACCTGACGAGGCAGAGAACGAGGCAGAGCTTGCCAAAAAACTATTGGACGAGCAAGGTAAAGATGAAG AACAAGAGGATGAGGAGGCAAGCACCGGGTCCCACCTGAAGCTCATAGTGGACGCTTTCATCCAGCAGCTTCCCAACTGTGTCAACAGAGACCTCATAGACAAG GCTGCCATGGATTTCTGCATGAACATGAACACCAAGTCAAACAGGAGGAAGCTGGTCCGGGCTCTCTTCACCGTTCCCAGACAAAG GTTGGATCTGCTGCCCTTTTACTCCCGTCTGGTGGCCACCCTTCACCCCTGCATGTCAGATGTGGCCGATGACCTGTGCTCCATACTCAAAGGAGACTTCAGGTTCCAT ATCCGGAAGAAGGACCAGATCAACATCGAAACCAAAAATAAAACTGTACGGTTTATCGGGGAGCTGGCGAAGTTCAAGCTGTTCTCTAAAACGGACACTCTGCATTGTCTGAAG ATGCTGCTGTCAGACTTCTCCCACCACCACATAGAGATGGCCTGCACTCTGCTGGAGACCAGTGGACGCTTCCTCTTCCGATCCCCCGACTCCCACCTCCGGACCAGCGTCCTTctg GAGCAAATGATGCGTAAGAAGCAGGCGCAGCACCTGGATGCTCGCTACGTGACCATGGTGGAGAATGCCTACTACTACTGCAACCCTCCGCCCATGGAGAAGACTGTCAGGAAGAAGAGGCCCCCGCTGCAAGAGTACATCCGCAAACTGCTCTACAAGGACCTCTCCAAGGTCACCACGGAGAAG gtGTTGAGGCAGATGCGTAAACTCCCCTGGCAGGACCCAGAGTCTAAAGGCTACCTGATCTGTTGCATGGTCAACATCTGGAACATCAAGTACAACAGCATTCACTGCGTGGCCAACCTGCTGGCCGGCCTTGTGGCCTACCAGGAGGACGTGGGCATCCACGTGGTGGATGGGGTCCTGGAGGACATCCGCCTGGGAATGGAG GTGAACCAGCCCAAGTTCAACCAGCGTCGGATCAGCAGTGCCAAGTTTCTGGGGGAGCTCTACAACTACCGCATGGTGGAGTCAGCGGTCATCTTCCGCaccctcttctccttcatctcgTTCGGCGTGAACCCGGACGGCAGCCCCAGCCCCCTGGACCCCCCCGAGCACCTGTTCCGCATCCGCATGGTCTGCACCCTGCTTGACACCTGCGGACAGTACTTTGACCGCGGCTCCAGCAAGAGGAAGCTGGACTGCTTCCTCATCTACTTCCAG AGGTATATCTGGTGGAAGAAGAGTGTGGAGGTGTGGAGTGCGGAGCACCAGTTCCCCATCGACATTGACTACATGATCAGTGACACCCTGGAGCTTCTCCGACCCAAGATGAAGCTTTGCATCTCCCTGGAAGACTCCACACGACACGTCACCGAGTTGGAGAGGGAGTTCCTCGTTAAACTGG GACTGGCCATGGATGGACAGAAGGACGGCCGGCCCTCCAGTGCCATGGGGAGTGAAGGCGAGGCTCTAGACGAGGATGACGAGGACGATGACGAAGAGGGAGGGGCGGACACAGAGGAACAGTCTGGCAATGAGAGCGAGATGAACGAGCTAGAGGAAGAA GAAGGGTCCGAGAATGAGGAAGAGgagcgggaggaagaggaggaggagaacactgaCTATCTGACCGACTCCAACAAGGAGAACGAGACGGACGAGGAGAACAAT GAGGTGACCATCCGTGGTGGCGGTCTGAAGCATGTGGCATGTGCTGAGGATGAGGACTTCATCCAGGCTCTGGACAAGATGATGCTGGAGAACCTGCAG cagcggAGCGGGGAGGCGGTGAAGGTGCACCAGTTGGACGTGGCCATCCCCCTGCAGCTGAAGAGCCAGCTGAAGAAAGGCCCTGGAGGACCCATCTGCTctggagagggagacggaggcaTCTCAGACACCATGCAGTTTGTCATGCTCACGCGCAAGGGCAACAAACAGCag TTTAAGATCCTGAACGTGCCTTTATCCTCCCACCTGGCTGCCAACCACTTCAACCAGCAGCAGgcagagcaggaggagaggatgaggatgaagaagcTCACTCTGGACATCAACGAGAGACAGGAGCAAGAAGACTACCAAG AAATGATGGCGTCTCTGGCCCAGCGGCCCGCTCCTGCCAACACCAACCGGGAGCGGCGCCCGCGCTACCAACACCCCAAAGGGGCACCCAACGCCGACCTCATCTTCAAGACCGGAGGAAG ATGCTGA
- the LOC118392280 gene encoding regulator of nonsense transcripts 2-like isoform X8, with protein MLAEGKRSLNMDEKEVSSFSNKEKDREGDRRPASSRDKVKDEAKMSGKKDVCKAAEEKRRRLEEDKRKKEEKERKRKEEEKLKAEEEQRKKEEEEKKQQEEQERKVQEEEAKRQREEEAAQLKEKEEGHQLHQEAWERHQCRKELRIRNQNAHEGRPEETFFSRLDSSLKKNTAFVKKLRTLTEQQREALSNDFGSLNLSKYIGEAVGSVVEAKLKISDVGCAVHLCSLFHQRYAEFAPLLLQAWKRHFEARKEEKAPNVSKLRTDLRFIAELTIVGLFTDKEGLSLIYEQLKSIIGTDRETHTHVSVVISFCKHCGDDIAGLVPRKVKAAREKFGLAFPPSEIINTEKQQPFQNLLREYFTSLTKHLKKDHRELQNIERQNRRILHSKGELSEDRHKQYEEFATSYQKLLANTQSLADFLDENMPELPLDKTVQEEHGPGIDIFTPGKPGEYDLEGGIWEDEDARNFYENMVDLKAFVPAILFKDNEKGKDKEEAAGKEAKDAAATTEELELELEALDIADDPLELDGPDEAENEAELAKKLLDEQGKDEEQEDEEASTGSHLKLIVDAFIQQLPNCVNRDLIDKAAMDFCMNMNTKSNRRKLVRALFTVPRQRLDLLPFYSRLVATLHPCMSDVADDLCSILKGDFRFHIRKKDQINIETKNKTVRFIGELAKFKLFSKTDTLHCLKMLLSDFSHHHIEMACTLLETSGRFLFRSPDSHLRTSVLLEQMMRKKQAQHLDARYVTMVENAYYYCNPPPMEKTVRKKRPPLQEYIRKLLYKDLSKVTTEKVLRQMRKLPWQDPESKGYLICCMVNIWNIKYNSIHCVANLLAGLVAYQEDVGIHVVDGVLEDIRLGMEVNQPKFNQRRISSAKFLGELYNYRMVESAVIFRTLFSFISFGVNPDGSPSPLDPPEHLFRIRMVCTLLDTCGQYFDRGSSKRKLDCFLIYFQRYIWWKKSVEVWSAEHQFPIDIDYMISDTLELLRPKMKLCISLEDSTRHVTELEREFLVKLGLAMDGQKDGRPSSAMGSEGEALDEDDEDDDEEGGADTEEQSGNESEMNELEEEEGSENEEEEREEEEEENTDYLTDSNKENETDEENNEVTIRGGGLKHVACAEDEDFIQALDKMMLENLQQRSGEAVKVHQLDVAIPLQLKSQLKKGPGGPICSGEGDGGISDTMQFVMLTRKGNKQQFKILNVPLSSHLAANHFNQQQAEQEERMRMKKLTLDINERQEQEDYQEMMASLAQRPAPANTNRERRPRYQHPKGAPNADLIFKTGGRR; from the exons aCTCGAGGAGGACaaaagaaagaaggaagaaaAGGAGCGGAAACGGAAAGAAGAGGAGAAACTGAaggcagaggaggagcagaggaagaaggaggaagaggagaagaagcagcaggaggagcaggagaggaaagTTCAGGAGGAGGAGGCCAAGAGACAGCGTGAAGAGGAGGCAGCTCAACTCAA ggagaaggaagagggtCACCAGCTCCACCAGGAGGCCTGGGAGCGCCACCAGTGCCGGAAGGAGCTGCGCATCCGCAACCAGAACGCCCACGAGGGCCGTCCCGAGGAAACCTTCTTTAGCCGCCTTGACTCCAGCTTGAAGAAGAATACGGCCTTCGTCAAGAAGCTGCGCACGCTCACTGAGCAGCAGCGTGAAGCCCTCTCCAATGACTTCGGCTCGCTCAACCTCAGCAAGTACATCGGCGAGGCGGTGGGCTCGGTGGTGGAGGCCAAGCTGAAGATCTCTGATGTGGGCTGCGCCGTGCACCTATGCTCCCTCTTTCACCAGCGCTACGCTGAATTCGCCCCATTGCTCCTCCAAGCCTGGAAGAGGCACTTTGAGGCGCGCAAGGAGGAGAAGGCACCCAACGTGAGCAAGCTGCGCACCGACCTGCGCTTCATCGCAGAGCTTACCATCGTGGGCCTGTTTACGGACAAGGAGGGCCTTTCGCTCATCTACGAGCAGCTGAAGAGCATCATCGGGACAGACCGCGAGACACACACGCATGTGTCGGTGGTCATCAGCTTCTGTAAGCACTGCGGGGACGACATCGCGGGCCTGGTGCCTCGCAAAGTGAAGGCTGCACGGGAGAAGTTTGGTCTGGCCTTCCCTCCCAGTGAGATCATCAACACGGAGAAGCAGCAGCCCTTCCAGAACCTTCTGAGGGAGTACTTCACCTCGCTCACCAAGCACCTGAAGAAGGACCACCGCGAGTTGCAGAACATCGAGAGGCAGAACAG GCGTATCCTCCACTCCAAAGGGGAGCTGAGTGAGGACAGACACAAGCAGTATGAGGAGTTTGCTACATCCTACCAGAAGTTGCTGGCTAACACCCAGTCTCTGGCTGACTTTCTGGATGAGAACATGCCAGAACTTCCACTGGACAAGACTGTGCAGGAAG AGCACGGCCCTGGCATTGACATCTTCACCCCTGGGAAGCCCGGGGAGTATGACCTGGAGGGGGGCATCTGGGAGGACGAGGATGCCAGGAACTTCTATGAGAACATGGTGGACCTGAAGGCCTTCGTCCCCGCCATCCTGTTCAAAGATAACGAGAAGGGCAAGGACAAAGAAGAGGCTGCTGGTAAAG AGGCTAAAGATGCTGCGGCCACCACAGAGGAGTTGGAGTTGGAGCTCGAGGCTCTAGACATCGCTGATGACCCTCTGGAGCTGGATGGACCTGACGAGGCAGAGAACGAGGCAGAGCTTGCCAAAAAACTATTGGACGAGCAAGGTAAAGATGAAG AACAAGAGGATGAGGAGGCAAGCACCGGGTCCCACCTGAAGCTCATAGTGGACGCTTTCATCCAGCAGCTTCCCAACTGTGTCAACAGAGACCTCATAGACAAG GCTGCCATGGATTTCTGCATGAACATGAACACCAAGTCAAACAGGAGGAAGCTGGTCCGGGCTCTCTTCACCGTTCCCAGACAAAG GTTGGATCTGCTGCCCTTTTACTCCCGTCTGGTGGCCACCCTTCACCCCTGCATGTCAGATGTGGCCGATGACCTGTGCTCCATACTCAAAGGAGACTTCAGGTTCCAT ATCCGGAAGAAGGACCAGATCAACATCGAAACCAAAAATAAAACTGTACGGTTTATCGGGGAGCTGGCGAAGTTCAAGCTGTTCTCTAAAACGGACACTCTGCATTGTCTGAAG ATGCTGCTGTCAGACTTCTCCCACCACCACATAGAGATGGCCTGCACTCTGCTGGAGACCAGTGGACGCTTCCTCTTCCGATCCCCCGACTCCCACCTCCGGACCAGCGTCCTTctg GAGCAAATGATGCGTAAGAAGCAGGCGCAGCACCTGGATGCTCGCTACGTGACCATGGTGGAGAATGCCTACTACTACTGCAACCCTCCGCCCATGGAGAAGACTGTCAGGAAGAAGAGGCCCCCGCTGCAAGAGTACATCCGCAAACTGCTCTACAAGGACCTCTCCAAGGTCACCACGGAGAAG gtGTTGAGGCAGATGCGTAAACTCCCCTGGCAGGACCCAGAGTCTAAAGGCTACCTGATCTGTTGCATGGTCAACATCTGGAACATCAAGTACAACAGCATTCACTGCGTGGCCAACCTGCTGGCCGGCCTTGTGGCCTACCAGGAGGACGTGGGCATCCACGTGGTGGATGGGGTCCTGGAGGACATCCGCCTGGGAATGGAG GTGAACCAGCCCAAGTTCAACCAGCGTCGGATCAGCAGTGCCAAGTTTCTGGGGGAGCTCTACAACTACCGCATGGTGGAGTCAGCGGTCATCTTCCGCaccctcttctccttcatctcgTTCGGCGTGAACCCGGACGGCAGCCCCAGCCCCCTGGACCCCCCCGAGCACCTGTTCCGCATCCGCATGGTCTGCACCCTGCTTGACACCTGCGGACAGTACTTTGACCGCGGCTCCAGCAAGAGGAAGCTGGACTGCTTCCTCATCTACTTCCAG AGGTATATCTGGTGGAAGAAGAGTGTGGAGGTGTGGAGTGCGGAGCACCAGTTCCCCATCGACATTGACTACATGATCAGTGACACCCTGGAGCTTCTCCGACCCAAGATGAAGCTTTGCATCTCCCTGGAAGACTCCACACGACACGTCACCGAGTTGGAGAGGGAGTTCCTCGTTAAACTGG GACTGGCCATGGATGGACAGAAGGACGGCCGGCCCTCCAGTGCCATGGGGAGTGAAGGCGAGGCTCTAGACGAGGATGACGAGGACGATGACGAAGAGGGAGGGGCGGACACAGAGGAACAGTCTGGCAATGAGAGCGAGATGAACGAGCTAGAGGAAGAA GAAGGGTCCGAGAATGAGGAAGAGgagcgggaggaagaggaggaggagaacactgaCTATCTGACCGACTCCAACAAGGAGAACGAGACGGACGAGGAGAACAAT GAGGTGACCATCCGTGGTGGCGGTCTGAAGCATGTGGCATGTGCTGAGGATGAGGACTTCATCCAGGCTCTGGACAAGATGATGCTGGAGAACCTGCAG cagcggAGCGGGGAGGCGGTGAAGGTGCACCAGTTGGACGTGGCCATCCCCCTGCAGCTGAAGAGCCAGCTGAAGAAAGGCCCTGGAGGACCCATCTGCTctggagagggagacggaggcaTCTCAGACACCATGCAGTTTGTCATGCTCACGCGCAAGGGCAACAAACAGCag TTTAAGATCCTGAACGTGCCTTTATCCTCCCACCTGGCTGCCAACCACTTCAACCAGCAGCAGgcagagcaggaggagaggatgaggatgaagaagcTCACTCTGGACATCAACGAGAGACAGGAGCAAGAAGACTACCAAG AAATGATGGCGTCTCTGGCCCAGCGGCCCGCTCCTGCCAACACCAACCGGGAGCGGCGCCCGCGCTACCAACACCCCAAAGGGGCACCCAACGCCGACCTCATCTTCAAGACCGGAGGAAG ACGCTAG